One genomic window of Gossypium hirsutum isolate 1008001.06 chromosome D11, Gossypium_hirsutum_v2.1, whole genome shotgun sequence includes the following:
- the LOC121203247 gene encoding uncharacterized protein — translation MGITGELVRSVFSRNRSFGTPRDTSLARSKVTDKKRWSSVRSYLCGDEFNSVVAEEDSCSVKSSEATVTQPIPQGLRDQPENQSDDETKPNMPEETLIRVTKAQILEGEAQ, via the exons ATGGGTATCACTGGAGAACTGGTTAGAAGTGTCTTCTCTAGGAACAGGTCTTTTGGGACTCCCCGAGACAccagctta GCAAGAAGTAAAGTGACCGACAAGAAAAGATGGAGTTCAGTCAGATCATACCTTTGTGGCGATGAATTTAATTCAGTTGTTGCAGAGGAAGATTCATGTTCAGTTAAGAGCTCTGAAGCCACTGTTACTCAGCCTATACCACAAGGTTTAAGGGACCAACCGGAAAACCAGAGTGATGATGAGACCAAGCCAAATATGCCAGAGGAAacactgatacgagtcacaaaagcccaaattcttgaaggcgaggcccaataa